From a single Lolium rigidum isolate FL_2022 chromosome 7, APGP_CSIRO_Lrig_0.1, whole genome shotgun sequence genomic region:
- the LOC124672164 gene encoding LOW QUALITY PROTEIN: recQ-mediated genome instability protein 1 (The sequence of the model RefSeq protein was modified relative to this genomic sequence to represent the inferred CDS: deleted 1 base in 1 codon) has protein sequence MADLEATSTELLNDAETEMMVLLFGLKQTEDRLKLLDQRKGSDLTGAMLSVVRDVPVNSIADPFVILANPASILLPSPFQTLLSPAPPFQSLEGNRRQNPTKTFLPSKFLQKMRRRSLIIAPDSDEEDDAATPASATTSLSVASGGGGGGSAGRPSSQNPSPFPYAIPSSPPPSPPVEISDDDDEAEEIQDPDEEEEVEEIQDPDEDCPFDDAPDEIRDSDGDSLFTDVADDLSPPFPAPPQIPCPPPAPAPAPAPLSRTPTPTPPPARTPIPVPSPANAPTPPSRTPTPTPPQAPLFRTPTPTPPPAPTPTSTPPTASPSALSMRLRPVDAFLRRLRVRVRPEWLEFCAAELPGFSDGGTEAQGRRCFEQFLFADMNVCGAGVLPQGVGGMDAAVLDGPFVLQVDEIVNMSNPLRERYRDAQAGPKRCLKLSMTDGIQRIYGMEYRPIKDLQVLAPVGFKIVIRNVHIKRGLLMLVPEVIEILGGVVDELEAARVRLVSEVNKPPRGKRKQGGLPLSSRATVAAWPGNVSVTNGGEQGISIPRAVNSSHPIGLGNASQVVRTTETMVEERINPPVVVNGVQQQSQHSREFAMQDRSASQVVRTTQTMVEERINPPVVVNGVQQQSQHSQEFTMQDRSASHTRNNAEASALATYRYEPQQSTSRTTRTVEEYVDHPIVANNVHQQTQRVQEITMQDQATRNQGEPSASTTCGHDTQQGPRDIGGTSANGVEIAQSSTVEDKINQIEHPVLLSGENEKPFTYLFHMMSDWTIEKDTRPYIQGKIKGLITAVKRFQYKQRKEYELQIWIDDGSHISEAFLHSDVIQNIIGHSCEEMNAAVSDPNPASALAMKEIMNGFKHYLTKFEGTMLIEFNRKSSAPIVREMNEGCSASDAWLLLQRMKTYSAQRHIRSLDFMDTTP, from the exons atggcggatttggaggCGACGTCGACCGAGTTGCTCAACGACGCCGAGACGGAGATGATGGTGCTCCTGTTCGGCTTGAAGCAAACGGAGGACCGCTTGAAGCtgctggatcagcggaaaggatcc gatttaaccggcgctatgctttcagtggtacgtGATGTGCCCGTCAACAGCATTGCGGACCCATTTGTCATCCTCGCGAACCCGGCCTCCATCCTCCTCCCAAGTCCATTCCAAACCCTTCTCTCCCctgctccaccattccaaagtttgGAGGGAAACCGCCGTCAAAACCCCACCAAAACCTTTCTCCCATCAAAATTTCTTCAAAAAATGCGCCGCCGGAGCCTAATCATCGCCCCCGactccgacgaggaagacgacgcgGCAACTCCTGCTTCCGCCACCACCTCTCTTTCCGttgccagcggcggcggcggcggcgggagcgccGGCCGGCCCTCGtcccaaaaccctagccccttCCCATACGCAATCCCGTCCTCGCctcccccctcccctcccgtCGAGATctccgatgacgacgacgaggcggaggagatcCAGGaccccgacgaggaggaggaggtcgaggagatcCAGGACCCCGACGAGGACTGTCCCTTCGACGACGCCCCCGACGAGATTCGGGACTCCGACGGGGACTCCCTCTTCACCGATGTCGCCGACGACCTCTCCCCACCATTCCCCGCTCCGCCCCAAATCCCATGCCCACCTCCCGCTCCCGCTCCGGCACCGGCTCCTCTGTCCCGAACCCCAACACCAACTCCACCTCCAGCGCGAACCCCAATCCCAGTTCCATCGCCGGCCAACGCACCCACGCCACCTTCACGAACCCCAACCCCAACTCCACCGCAGGCTCCTCTGTTCCGAACCCCAACCCCAACTCCACCACCGGCTCCCAC CCCAACCTCGACCCCGCCCACGGCCTCGCCGTCTGCGCTGAGCATGCGGCTGCGTCCGGTGGACGCGTTCCTGCGGCGGCTCAGGGTGCGCGTGCGCCCAGAGTGGCTCGAATTTTGTGCCGCGGAGCTGCCTGGGTTCAGCGACGGTGGCACGGAGGCGCAGGGCAGACGCTGCTTCGAGCAGTTCCTCTTTGCTGACATGAATGTGTGCGGCGCCGGTGTGCTCCCG CAGGGTGTTGGAGGCATGGATGCCGCCGTCCTCGACGGCCCATTTGTGCTACAG GTTGATGAAATTGTCAACATGTCAAATCCTTTGAGGGAAAGATATCGTGATGCACAGGCGGGGCCCAAAAGATGTTTAAAGCTATCAATGACAGATGGCATTCAACGCATATATGGAATGGAGTACAGGCCTATCAAAGACCTGCAAGTTCTTGCTCCTGTTGGTTTTAAG attgttataagAAATGTGCACATAAAGAGAGGGCTTCTTATGCTAGTCCCTGAGGTTATTGAGATTCTTGGTGGGGTGGTTGATGAATTGGAAGCAGCACGTGTCAGACTTGTTTCTGAAGTAAATAAACCACCCCGTGGCAAAAG GAAGCAAGGTGGATTACCTTTGTCCTCCAGAGCCACTGTAGCTGCCTGGCCAGGTAATGTAAGCGTTACAAATGGTGGTGAGCAAGGTATCTCAATACCAAGAGCAGTAAACTCCTCTCATCCAATTGGATTAG GTAATGCCTCTCAAGTTGTTAGAACTACAGAAACCATGGTAGAAGAGCGTATTAACCCTCCTGTCGTAGTAAATGGTGTCCAACAGCAAAGTCAGCATTCCCGAGAATTCGCCATGCAAGATCGATCTGCTTCTCAAGTTGTTAGAACTACACAAACCATGGTAGAAGAGCGTATTAACCCTCCTGTTGTAGTAAATGGTGTCCAACAACAAAGTCAACATTCCCAAGAATTCACCATGCAAGATCGATCTGCTTCTCATACTAGGAACAATGCAGAAGCTTCTGCACTTGCTACCTATAGATATGAACCCCAACAAAGCACTAGCAGAACTACACGGACGGTTGAAGAATATGTTGACCACCCTATTGTGGCGAACAATGTCCATCAACAAACACAGCGTGTCCAGGAAATCACTATGCAGGACCAAGCTACTAGGAACCAAGGAGAACCTTCTGCATCTACTACTTGTGGACATGATACCCAGCAAGGGCCACGAGACATTGGTGGAACTAGTGCTAATGGTGTCGAGATTGCACAGTCTTCAACTGTTGAAGATAAGATTAATCAGATTGAACATCCTGTCCTTCTAAGTGGTGAAAATGAAAAACCATTTACATACCTTTTCCACATGATGTCAGATTGGACCATAGAAAAGGATACACGACCCTATATTCAAGGAAAAATTAAG GGTCTGATCACCGCAGTCAAGCGATTTCAATATAAGCAACGGAAAGAGTATGAGCTTCAAATTTGGATAGATGATGGAAGTCACATTTCAGAGGCCTTTCTTCACAGTGAT GTTATACAGAATATAATTGGTCACTCGTGTGAGGAGATGAATGCTGCTGTTTCTGACCCAAACCCAGCATCAGCCCTTGCCATGAAAGAAATTATGAATGGATTCAAGCActatttgacaaaatttgag GGTACAATGCTTATTGAGTTCAACAGAAAATCTTCTGCACCTATTGTGCGTGAGATGAATGAAGGTTGTTCGGCTTCCGATGCATGGCTCCTACTTCAGAGGATGAAAACATATTCTGCTCAAAGGCACATCCGAAGTTTGGACTTTATGGATACCACTCCATGA
- the LOC124672165 gene encoding 11-beta-hydroxysteroid dehydrogenase 1A-like, with amino-acid sequence MPLRTDVAISGAKQHIGTALRGSRAYFSSVNLQARAPTTMLMSKLGGLAMEVALAAPLVLFLPAYYVYKLTTSLLSSVFPEDVSGKVVLITGASSGIGEHLAYEYAKRGAYLALVARREASLGEVADNASALGAPGVLVLPADVSKPDDCQKFVDDTVAYFGRLDHLVNNASIWQVCRFEEMDDVNNFRTLMDINFWGHVYPTRHAIPHLKKTHGRIVGVTSNSSYIFIGRNSFYNASKAAVLNFYNTLRMELGGDVRITEIIPGVVESEITKGKMLTKEGKMKVDQDQRDAVLGPTPAEPVALFAKRVVREVCRGARYVFEPRWYLAVYMFRVCFPDILAWSSQLLTVNSVGPAKTDTLGKTILDMPGVRWFTQPASLQTPDVRAG; translated from the exons atgcccttacggACTGATGTGGCGATCAGTGGTGCAAAACAG CATATAGGCACCGCTCTCCGCGGGTCCAGAGCATACTTCAGCAGTGTCAATCTGCAAGCTAGGGCGCCGACGACGATGCTGATGAGCAAGCTCGGTGGACTGGCTATGGAGGTGGCGCTCGCCGCGCCGCTCGTGCTCTTCCTCCCGGCCTACTACGTTTACAAGCTCACCACCTCCCTCCTCAGCTCTGTCTTCCCCGAGGACGTCTCCGGCAAGGTCGTCCTCATCACCGGCGCCTCCTCCGGGATAGGCGAG CACCTGGCTTATGAGTATGCGAAGAGAGGGGCCTACCTGGCGCTGGTGGCGAGAAGGGAGGCGAGCCTAGGGGAGGTCGCCGACAACGCATCGGCGCTCGGAGCACCGGGCGTCCTCGTCTTGCCGGCTGACGTCTCCAAGCCTGATGACTGCCAAAAGTTCGTCGACGACACAGTTGCCTACTTTGGGAGAT TGGACCACCTGGTGAACAACGCGTCGATTTGGCAGGTCTGCAGGTTCGAAGAGATGGATGACGTGAACAACTTCAGAACACTGATG GACATCAACTTCTGGGGCCATGTGTACCCAACTCGCCATGCCATTCCTCACTTGAAGAAGACCCATGGCCGGATCGTCGGTGTCACCTCAAACTCCTCCTACATATTCATTGGAAGGAACAGCTTCTACAAT GCTAGCAAAGCAGCAGTGCTGAATTTCTACAACACGCTCCGGATGGAGCTTGGCGGGGATGTCCGCATAACAGAGATTATCCCCGGGGTGGTTGAATCAGAGATCACAAAGGGGAAAATGCTCACCAAGGAGGGAAAGATGAAAGTTGACCAAGACCAAAGAGAT GCAGTCCTCGGGCCAACACCGGCGGAACCGGTCGCCCTTTTCGCCAAGAGAGTGGTGAGGGAAGTGTGCCGAGGAGCAAGGTACGTGTTCGAGCCGAGGTGGTACCTGGCAGTGTACATGTTCAGGGTCTGCTTCCCGGATATCCTGGCCTGGAGCTCCCAGCTCCTGACCGTGAATTCTGTTGGCCCTGCGAAGACCGACACGCTGGGGAAAACGATCCTTGACATGCCAGGTGTCCGCTGGTTCACCCAACCAGCGTCACTGCAGACACCAGATGTCAGGGCCGGATGA